The following proteins are encoded in a genomic region of Streptomyces sp. SLBN-31:
- a CDS encoding MurR/RpiR family transcriptional regulator, whose protein sequence is MPSTDVTTLIRTELPRLTGSLRKVGELILADPAGVTHCSAAELGRRTGTSQATVTRFCRAIGLDSYQHLLIELAQERGRGEASDWGSAEIISEISPDDSLEKVVQIVGSADLRAIQQTVDRLDLDALERAAQALAKARRIDVYGVGGSGAVAQETETRLFRIGCAVRGWTEVHGAATSAALLTPADVAVGISHSGATRETLEPFEMARERGATTIAITTDPRSPLARAAGIRLISATSETSFRTGSIGGRHSVLMIVDCLYVRVAQLSYQRASASLALTDHITPQHAVKSRRTR, encoded by the coding sequence ATGCCCTCCACGGACGTCACCACACTGATCCGCACGGAGCTGCCGCGCCTGACCGGCTCCCTGAGGAAGGTCGGCGAGCTGATCCTGGCGGACCCAGCCGGCGTCACCCACTGCTCGGCCGCCGAGCTGGGCCGCCGAACGGGAACCTCGCAGGCCACGGTGACCCGTTTCTGCCGGGCGATCGGCCTCGACTCCTACCAGCACCTGCTGATCGAGCTGGCGCAGGAGCGCGGCCGCGGCGAGGCCTCCGACTGGGGTTCCGCCGAGATCATCTCCGAGATCTCGCCCGACGACAGCCTGGAGAAGGTCGTCCAGATCGTCGGCAGCGCGGACCTGCGCGCGATCCAGCAGACCGTCGACCGCCTCGACCTGGACGCGCTGGAACGCGCGGCCCAGGCGCTGGCCAAGGCCCGCCGTATCGACGTGTACGGCGTCGGCGGCAGCGGCGCGGTGGCGCAGGAGACGGAGACGCGGCTGTTCCGTATCGGCTGCGCGGTGCGCGGCTGGACCGAGGTGCACGGGGCGGCCACCTCCGCGGCCCTGCTCACCCCGGCCGACGTGGCCGTGGGGATCTCCCACTCCGGCGCGACCCGCGAGACCCTGGAGCCGTTCGAGATGGCCCGCGAGCGCGGCGCCACCACGATCGCCATCACCACCGACCCGCGTTCGCCGCTGGCCCGGGCCGCCGGCATCCGGCTGATCTCGGCCACCTCGGAGACCAGCTTCCGCACCGGCAGCATCGGTGGCCGCCACTCGGTCCTGATGATCGTCGACTGTCTGTACGTCCGGGTCGCCCAGCTCTCCTACCAGCGCGCGAGCGCCTCCCTGGCGCTGACCGACCACATCACCCCGCAGCACGCGGTGAAGTCACGCCGGACGAGGTGA
- a CDS encoding sugar isomerase domain-containing protein, giving the protein MSVESVSAEGFAREALAVLTQITASARDEVAGAAGLIADCVRSDGVIQAFGTGHSQAIVLELAGRAGGLVPTNRLSIADLVLYGGEDPAVLEDPLLERRAGVAERLYGLAAPRPQDLFVIVSNSGVNNVVVETALLAKEHGHRVLAITSLAHTRSVPAGHAGGKKLADIADVVLDNRAPRGDALLELPGGGSVCALSTLTGVMLVQMAVAEASRMLLDAGERPPVYVSANVPGGYEGNLELEKRYAGRIRRTAG; this is encoded by the coding sequence GTGTCCGTCGAGTCCGTGAGCGCCGAGGGCTTCGCGCGAGAGGCGCTGGCCGTCCTGACGCAGATCACCGCCTCCGCGCGCGACGAGGTCGCGGGCGCCGCCGGGCTGATCGCCGACTGCGTGCGCTCCGACGGCGTCATCCAGGCCTTCGGCACCGGCCACTCCCAGGCCATCGTCCTCGAACTCGCGGGCCGCGCGGGCGGATTGGTGCCCACCAACCGCCTGAGCATCGCCGACCTCGTCCTCTACGGCGGCGAGGACCCCGCCGTCCTCGAGGACCCGCTCCTGGAGCGCCGGGCGGGGGTGGCCGAGCGGCTGTACGGCCTCGCCGCCCCACGCCCCCAGGACCTCTTCGTGATCGTCTCCAACTCGGGCGTGAACAACGTCGTCGTGGAGACGGCGCTGCTCGCCAAGGAGCACGGGCACCGGGTGCTGGCCATCACCTCGCTCGCCCACACCCGGTCCGTTCCGGCCGGACACGCCGGCGGGAAGAAGCTCGCCGACATCGCCGACGTCGTGCTCGACAACCGGGCGCCGCGCGGGGACGCGCTGCTGGAACTGCCCGGCGGCGGCTCGGTGTGCGCGCTGTCCACCCTGACCGGCGTAATGCTGGTGCAGATGGCGGTGGCAGAGGCGTCCAGGATGCTCCTCGACGCCGGTGAGCGGCCGCCGGTGTACGTCTCGGCCAATGTGCCCGGCGGGTACGAGGGCAACCTGGAGCTGGAGAAGCGCTACGCCGGACGGATCCGCCGCACGGCCGGTTGA
- a CDS encoding SpoIIE family protein phosphatase — protein MISLSVPWDDIGGLVDAHERFLTGARVEADVRGPVLDSWKRCRSAGLEPDRLLVPYAPGLSLDERFLRAAEPVLETLTASLAEVGMAIALCDARGRMVRRFGGDRQLRDRLDAVSFAPGFDASEPVVGTNGVGTALAERGPVYVVGREHFADCLQPFACAGAPVRDPLSGRIEAVLDLTCLRDDGDPTMLRLVREAARDIEARLLEQATRRERALLAAYRRAGPQPGGAGRRDERAATDGEALDRIDLALLRERAEELLASPRRTLDEVALPDGRVATLLRRLVRSADGELGVAVEARVSGGARVTGLGGKAVATDTGVRDGVRPPKPSAVSARLVTTPVSAAPVATAPPETVGDILGGDGSRLLLVGEPGVGRLAVLARRRLELLHEAGVRIGTTLDVARTAEELTEVTSPGFADFVAVDLPDAVLRGEEPGPLGARTRLRRVALGAVHEESHLWSVGDPVAYVASTPQARCLESGRAVLEPVLSDAGGWKAQDPSRLERTLAAGIHSLITVPLRARGTTLGVVSFYRSEKPAPFEDDDLSLAQELASRAAICIDNARRYTREHHTALTLQRSLLPRGRPEQSAVEVAHRYLPAQAGVGGDWFDVIPLSGARVALVVGDVVGHGLHAAATMGRLRTAVHNFCALDLPPDELLTHLDDLAGRLDRGEGWAVESGLADSGIVGATCLYAVYDPVSRRCTLTRAGHPLPAVVRPDGTVEFVDLPAGAPLGLGGMPFETVELELAAGSQLVLYTDGLVEDRLRDIDTGLDRLRTVLAVPERAPEETCEAVLDALLPARPTDDVALLVARTHVLGPDRVAQWDLPSDPAVVSAARAAVTEQLTAWGLDDLAFTTELVVSELVTNAIRHAHGPVQLRLLRDRALICEVSDGSGTSPRLRRARTEDEGGRGLFLAARLTERWGTRYTPEGKVIWTEQPLP, from the coding sequence GTGATCTCGTTGTCCGTCCCCTGGGACGACATCGGCGGGCTCGTCGATGCCCATGAACGATTCCTGACCGGTGCGCGCGTCGAGGCGGACGTACGGGGTCCGGTGCTCGACTCCTGGAAGCGGTGCCGCTCCGCCGGGCTCGAACCGGACCGGCTCCTGGTTCCCTACGCGCCCGGCCTGAGCCTGGACGAGCGGTTCCTGCGAGCGGCCGAGCCGGTGCTCGAGACGCTGACCGCCTCACTTGCCGAGGTGGGCATGGCCATCGCGCTGTGCGACGCGCGGGGCCGCATGGTGCGGCGGTTCGGCGGCGACCGGCAACTGCGCGACCGGCTCGACGCGGTGAGCTTCGCCCCCGGCTTCGACGCCTCCGAACCGGTCGTCGGCACCAACGGCGTCGGCACCGCCCTCGCCGAACGCGGCCCCGTCTACGTCGTCGGCCGCGAGCACTTCGCCGACTGCCTGCAGCCCTTCGCCTGCGCGGGCGCCCCCGTCCGCGATCCGCTCAGCGGGCGCATCGAGGCCGTCCTGGACCTGACCTGTCTGCGGGACGACGGCGACCCCACCATGCTGCGGCTCGTCCGCGAGGCCGCCCGCGACATCGAGGCCCGGTTGCTGGAGCAGGCGACACGACGCGAACGAGCGCTGCTCGCCGCGTACCGGCGGGCCGGGCCCCAGCCGGGCGGCGCGGGGCGAAGGGACGAGCGCGCTGCCACCGACGGCGAGGCCCTGGACCGCATCGACCTCGCCCTGCTGCGCGAACGCGCCGAGGAACTGCTCGCCTCCCCCCGCCGCACCCTGGACGAGGTCGCACTGCCCGACGGACGCGTGGCCACGCTGCTGCGACGCCTGGTCCGCAGCGCGGACGGGGAGTTGGGCGTGGCGGTCGAGGCACGTGTTTCCGGCGGGGCCCGTGTGACGGGACTGGGCGGAAAGGCGGTCGCGACGGACACGGGCGTCCGTGACGGGGTGCGCCCGCCGAAGCCGTCCGCCGTGTCCGCGCGCCTGGTCACCACGCCGGTATCCGCCGCTCCGGTCGCCACCGCGCCCCCGGAGACCGTCGGGGACATCCTCGGCGGTGACGGGAGCCGGCTGTTGCTGGTGGGGGAGCCCGGTGTCGGACGGCTGGCCGTGCTGGCGCGCAGGCGGCTGGAGCTGCTGCACGAGGCCGGGGTGCGCATCGGCACCACCCTCGACGTGGCGCGCACCGCCGAGGAGCTGACGGAGGTGACCTCCCCCGGATTCGCCGACTTCGTCGCCGTGGACCTGCCTGACGCGGTGCTGCGGGGCGAGGAGCCAGGACCGCTCGGCGCGCGGACTCGGCTGCGCCGGGTGGCCCTGGGCGCCGTACACGAGGAGTCGCATCTGTGGTCCGTGGGGGACCCCGTCGCGTACGTGGCGTCGACGCCGCAGGCCCGCTGCCTGGAGAGCGGACGGGCCGTGCTGGAACCCGTGCTCTCGGACGCGGGCGGCTGGAAGGCACAGGACCCCTCAAGGCTGGAGCGGACTCTCGCGGCCGGCATCCACTCCCTGATCACCGTGCCGCTGAGGGCCCGCGGCACGACCCTCGGCGTGGTCTCCTTCTACCGGTCCGAGAAACCCGCCCCCTTCGAGGACGACGACCTCTCCCTCGCCCAGGAACTGGCGAGCCGCGCCGCGATCTGCATCGACAACGCCCGCCGCTACACCCGCGAACACCACACCGCCCTCACCCTGCAGCGCAGCCTGCTGCCCAGGGGGCGGCCGGAACAGAGCGCCGTCGAGGTCGCCCACCGCTATCTGCCCGCCCAGGCGGGCGTGGGCGGCGACTGGTTCGACGTGATCCCGCTCTCCGGCGCGCGGGTGGCGCTGGTCGTCGGGGACGTGGTGGGGCACGGCCTGCACGCGGCCGCCACCATGGGCCGGCTGCGCACCGCCGTGCACAACTTCTGCGCCCTGGACCTGCCGCCCGACGAACTCCTCACCCACCTCGACGATCTCGCCGGGCGCCTGGACCGGGGTGAGGGCTGGGCGGTGGAGAGCGGCCTGGCCGACTCCGGCATCGTCGGGGCGACCTGCCTCTACGCCGTCTACGATCCGGTGTCCCGGCGCTGCACCCTCACCCGCGCCGGGCACCCCCTGCCCGCGGTGGTACGGCCGGACGGCACCGTCGAGTTCGTCGACCTGCCCGCCGGGGCGCCCCTGGGCCTGGGCGGCATGCCCTTCGAGACCGTCGAGCTGGAGCTGGCCGCGGGCAGCCAACTGGTGCTCTACACCGACGGGTTGGTCGAGGACCGGCTGCGGGACATCGACACCGGACTGGACCGGCTGCGCACCGTCCTGGCCGTTCCCGAACGGGCGCCGGAGGAGACCTGCGAGGCCGTCCTCGACGCCCTGCTGCCGGCCCGGCCGACGGACGACGTGGCCCTCCTCGTCGCCCGCACCCATGTCCTCGGCCCGGACCGGGTCGCCCAGTGGGACCTGCCCAGCGACCCCGCGGTCGTCTCCGCCGCCCGCGCCGCCGTCACCGAACAGCTCACCGCCTGGGGCCTGGACGACCTCGCCTTCACCACCGAACTGGTCGTCAGCGAACTGGTCACCAACGCCATCCGGCACGCCCACGGCCCCGTCCAGCTGCGCCTGTTGCGCGACCGGGCCCTGATCTGCGAGGTCTCCGACGGCTCCGGCACCTCCCCCCGCCTGCGCCGGGCCCGCACCGAGGACGAGGGCGGCCGCGGCCTGTTCCTGGCCGCCCGGCTCACCGAGCGGTGGGGCACCCGGTACACGCCGGAGGGCAAGGTGATCTGGACGGAACAGCCATTGCCGTGA
- a CDS encoding molybdopterin-dependent oxidoreductase gives MEPSRFSPFSPRFWRSPLRGPWLTSVLGVVLLVGITALFVTGLLSYAAYNPGLAPVNDKTPDKGVLGFYLFAWPTHPHWLYRLTQGVHVTLGITLIPVLLAKLWSVVPRLFTLPPARSLAHALERLSLLLLVGGGLFEFVTGVLNVQLDYVFPGSFYPLHFYGAWIFFAAFVAHAVLKTPAALRNLRQMRDERAEPAEVTERAEPTGLTAPDPDPATVSRRGALGLVGGGSLLLFATTAGQSVDALRWTALFAPHGRSDPGGGPGGFQINKTAAYAGIRPAETGEDAWRLVVKGRGGTVRLSRAELLQMPLHSAALPIACVEGWSTSDQWWRGVRLRDLAALVGHDTDPPDVLVESLQRHGAFRRAALRANQVADPRSLLALSVNGEDLTPDHGHPARIIVPAAPGVLNTKWVAALTFGDL, from the coding sequence ATGGAACCGTCGCGTTTCTCTCCCTTCTCCCCCCGCTTCTGGCGCAGCCCGCTGCGGGGCCCCTGGCTCACCTCGGTGCTCGGTGTCGTCCTGCTCGTCGGGATCACCGCGCTCTTCGTGACCGGGCTGCTGTCCTACGCCGCGTACAACCCGGGCCTGGCCCCGGTGAACGACAAGACGCCCGACAAGGGCGTCCTCGGCTTCTACCTGTTCGCCTGGCCGACCCACCCGCACTGGCTGTACCGGCTCACCCAGGGCGTCCACGTCACCCTCGGGATCACCCTGATCCCCGTCCTGCTGGCCAAACTCTGGTCGGTGGTGCCCAGGCTGTTCACGCTGCCGCCGGCCCGCTCCCTGGCCCACGCCCTGGAACGGCTCTCCCTGCTGCTGCTCGTCGGCGGCGGCCTGTTCGAGTTCGTCACCGGCGTGCTCAACGTCCAGCTGGACTACGTCTTCCCCGGCTCCTTCTACCCGCTGCACTTCTACGGCGCCTGGATCTTCTTCGCCGCCTTCGTCGCCCACGCCGTGCTGAAGACGCCGGCCGCCTTGCGCAACCTGCGGCAAATGCGGGACGAGCGTGCGGAGCCGGCCGAGGTGACCGAGCGCGCCGAGCCCACCGGGCTGACCGCCCCGGACCCGGACCCGGCGACCGTCTCCCGGCGCGGCGCGCTCGGCCTGGTCGGCGGCGGCTCGCTGCTGCTGTTCGCCACCACGGCCGGGCAGAGCGTCGACGCGCTGCGCTGGACGGCGCTCTTCGCCCCGCACGGCCGCAGCGACCCGGGCGGCGGACCCGGCGGCTTCCAGATCAACAAGACCGCCGCCTACGCCGGGATCCGCCCCGCCGAGACCGGCGAGGACGCCTGGCGGCTGGTGGTGAAGGGGCGCGGCGGAACCGTCCGGCTCAGCCGCGCCGAGCTGCTGCAGATGCCCCTGCACAGTGCCGCGTTGCCCATCGCCTGCGTCGAGGGCTGGTCGACCTCCGACCAGTGGTGGCGTGGCGTACGGCTGCGGGACCTCGCCGCGCTCGTCGGCCACGACACCGATCCGCCCGACGTCCTCGTCGAGTCGCTGCAACGGCACGGCGCGTTCCGCCGGGCCGCCCTGCGGGCCAACCAGGTCGCCGATCCCCGTTCCCTGCTCGCCCTGTCCGTCAACGGCGAGGACCTCACCCCCGACCACGGCCACCCGGCGCGGATCATCGTGCCCGCGGCACCCGGTGTGCTCAACACCAAGTGGGTGGCCGCGCTGACCTTCGGAGACCTGTGA
- a CDS encoding bifunctional 2-polyprenyl-6-hydroxyphenol methylase/3-demethylubiquinol 3-O-methyltransferase UbiG: protein MSGAREATARIGRPADPATPPRRPRTRLPGPRPADTAATAAAPGTGITGTSGVGPRITVPRPDTPAPGPGAAPDPGSWSNDPYSRALRTGRGPLFLQRADGWLLPLDVERWCAEADAVDLAVLRRCEGAVLDVGCGPGRLVAALGALGRPVLGIDVSAAAVARTNRLGGQALRRSVFESLPGEGRWGTALLIDGNVGIGGDPQALLDRTAQLLDTNGLLIAETVPGPDVDERVRVRVTDARGAVGSPFPWARVGTPALLRLAERAGWRAVDQWAAGGRCFVALRRCDARSTNSSAEPPNNAALTSSQRAG, encoded by the coding sequence ATGAGCGGCGCCCGGGAGGCCACCGCTCGGATCGGCCGCCCGGCGGACCCCGCCACCCCACCCCGACGTCCCCGCACCCGCCTGCCCGGCCCGCGACCGGCGGACACCGCCGCAACGGCCGCCGCCCCGGGCACGGGCATCACGGGCACCAGCGGCGTCGGTCCCCGCATCACCGTCCCGCGCCCCGACACCCCCGCACCCGGACCGGGCGCCGCCCCGGACCCCGGCAGCTGGTCAAACGACCCCTACTCACGCGCCCTGCGCACCGGCCGGGGTCCGCTCTTCCTGCAGCGGGCCGACGGGTGGCTGCTGCCGTTGGACGTGGAGCGGTGGTGTGCGGAGGCGGACGCCGTCGATCTGGCGGTGCTGCGGCGCTGCGAGGGCGCCGTGCTGGACGTCGGCTGCGGACCGGGCCGGCTCGTCGCCGCGCTGGGCGCCCTCGGCCGGCCGGTGCTCGGCATCGACGTGAGCGCGGCGGCCGTCGCGCGCACGAACCGGCTCGGCGGCCAGGCCCTGCGCCGTTCTGTCTTCGAGTCCCTGCCCGGCGAGGGCCGTTGGGGCACCGCACTGTTGATCGACGGCAACGTGGGCATCGGCGGCGACCCGCAGGCGCTGCTCGACCGGACGGCCCAACTCCTCGACACCAACGGCTTGTTGATTGCCGAGACGGTGCCCGGTCCGGATGTCGACGAGCGGGTGCGGGTGCGGGTCACCGACGCCCGGGGAGCCGTCGGCAGCCCCTTTCCCTGGGCACGGGTCGGCACGCCGGCCCTGCTGCGGCTCGCGGAGCGCGCGGGCTGGCGTGCCGTCGATCAGTGGGCGGCCGGCGGCCGCTGCTTCGTCGCCCTGCGCCGGTGCGACGCCCGCAGCACGAACAGCAGCGCCGAGCCGCCGAACAATGCCGCGCTCACCAGCAGCCAGCGGGCCGGATAG
- a CDS encoding DUF2064 domain-containing protein — protein MTSPVTLLVIAKEPRPGRVKTRLTPPFTPREAAGLAEAALADTLDVVARTPARRRVLVLEGTPGPWLPPGFEVVRQCAGGLDERLAAAFAHCDGPALLIGMDTPQVTPALLTVDFAGCDAYFGPAADGGFWALGLAAPDPGLLRGVPMSTPRTGAAQRARLTGLRVRDLPELRDVDTADDAELVARAAPDGRFAAAHTRLAAVRR, from the coding sequence GTGACGTCACCGGTCACCCTGCTCGTCATCGCCAAGGAGCCCCGGCCCGGACGGGTCAAGACCCGGCTGACGCCGCCGTTCACCCCGCGGGAGGCCGCGGGGCTGGCCGAGGCGGCGCTCGCCGACACGCTGGACGTGGTCGCGCGTACGCCGGCCCGCCGCCGGGTGCTCGTCCTGGAGGGCACGCCCGGCCCCTGGCTGCCGCCCGGCTTCGAGGTCGTACGGCAGTGCGCGGGCGGTCTGGACGAACGGCTGGCCGCCGCCTTCGCGCACTGCGACGGCCCGGCCCTGCTCATCGGCATGGACACCCCCCAGGTCACTCCCGCGCTCCTCACCGTCGACTTCGCCGGCTGCGACGCGTACTTCGGTCCGGCGGCGGACGGCGGCTTCTGGGCCCTCGGCCTGGCCGCACCCGACCCCGGCCTGCTGCGGGGCGTTCCGATGTCCACGCCGCGCACCGGCGCCGCCCAGCGCGCCCGCCTCACCGGCCTGCGCGTCCGGGACCTGCCGGAGTTGCGGGACGTGGACACGGCGGACGACGCGGAGCTGGTCGCGAGAGCGGCACCGGACGGACGTTTCGCGGCCGCCCACACCCGCCTTGCGGCGGTGCGCCGATGA
- a CDS encoding glycosyltransferase family 2 protein, with translation MRAVTSPSASAPPTTSVDVVLPCLDEAEALPWVLERIPPGWRALVVDNGSTDGSADVAHALGASVVREERRGFGAACHAGLAAATADVVCFCDCDASLDPADLVPFVDRIAAGEADLVLGRRRPESRGAWPAHARAGNLALTRLLRRRTGVRLHDLGPLRAARREELLGLGLTDRRSGYPLQMVVRAADAGWRVAEYDVPYLPRTGASKVTGTWRGTWQAVRDMSRVLAEPPVAPRVPEGARP, from the coding sequence GTGAGAGCCGTGACGAGCCCATCCGCTTCCGCACCCCCGACGACGTCCGTGGACGTCGTCCTTCCCTGTCTCGACGAGGCCGAGGCCCTGCCCTGGGTACTGGAACGCATCCCGCCCGGCTGGCGTGCCCTCGTGGTCGACAACGGCTCCACGGACGGCTCGGCCGACGTCGCCCACGCCCTCGGGGCGAGCGTCGTGCGCGAGGAACGCCGCGGCTTCGGCGCCGCCTGCCACGCGGGCCTGGCCGCCGCCACGGCCGACGTCGTCTGCTTCTGCGACTGCGACGCCTCCCTCGACCCCGCCGACCTGGTGCCCTTCGTCGACCGGATCGCCGCGGGCGAGGCCGACCTGGTCCTCGGCCGGCGCCGCCCCGAGAGCCGCGGCGCCTGGCCCGCGCACGCCCGCGCCGGCAACCTCGCCCTCACCCGTCTGCTCCGCCGCCGCACCGGCGTCCGCCTGCACGACCTGGGCCCGCTGCGCGCCGCCCGGCGCGAGGAGCTGCTCGGCCTCGGCCTCACCGACCGGCGCAGCGGCTACCCCCTGCAGATGGTCGTCCGCGCCGCCGACGCCGGCTGGCGCGTCGCCGAGTACGACGTCCCCTACCTCCCGCGCACCGGCGCCTCCAAGGTGACCGGCACCTGGCGCGGCACCTGGCAGGCGGTGCGGGACATGAGCCGGGTGCTGGCCGAGCCGCCCGTGGCACCCCGCGTACCGGAAGGAGCCCGCCCGTGA
- a CDS encoding response regulator transcription factor — MELQQHGRGGARVLVVDDDPTVAEVVTGYLDRAGYVVDRAGDGPDALARAEAHWPDLVVLDLMLPGMDGLEVCRRMRGRGPVPVIMLTARGDEDDRILGLEVGADDYVTKPFSPRELVLRVESVLRRTRPSQPSATLRAAGLSVDPSARRALKDGTELALTIREFDLLAFFLRHPGQVFSREDLMREVWGWDFGDLSTVTVHVRRLRGKVEDDPARPRLIQTVWGVGYRFDAADQGA; from the coding sequence ATGGAGCTGCAGCAACACGGGCGGGGCGGGGCCCGGGTCCTCGTCGTCGACGACGACCCCACCGTCGCCGAGGTCGTCACCGGCTATCTCGACCGGGCCGGATACGTCGTCGACCGGGCCGGCGACGGCCCCGACGCCCTCGCCCGGGCCGAGGCCCACTGGCCCGACCTCGTCGTCCTCGACCTCATGCTGCCGGGCATGGACGGGCTGGAGGTGTGCCGGCGCATGCGCGGCCGCGGCCCCGTGCCGGTCATCATGCTCACCGCCCGCGGCGACGAGGACGACCGCATCCTCGGCCTGGAGGTCGGCGCCGACGACTACGTGACCAAGCCCTTCAGCCCCCGGGAACTGGTGCTGCGCGTGGAGTCCGTACTGCGCCGCACCCGCCCCTCCCAGCCCTCCGCCACCCTGCGCGCGGCCGGCCTCTCGGTCGACCCGTCGGCCCGCCGCGCCCTCAAGGACGGCACCGAACTCGCCCTCACCATCCGGGAGTTCGACCTCCTCGCCTTCTTCCTGCGGCACCCCGGGCAGGTCTTCAGCCGGGAGGACCTGATGCGCGAGGTGTGGGGCTGGGACTTCGGCGACCTGTCGACCGTCACCGTCCATGTGCGGCGGCTGCGCGGCAAGGTGGAGGACGATCCGGCGCGGCCGCGACTGATCCAGACCGTGTGGGGCGTCGGCTACCGCTTCGACGCCGCGGACCAGGGGGCCTGA
- a CDS encoding sensor histidine kinase KdpD: MRANLLIALFAFLGAAVAGLLGAGVLLLIRRRSLALHLGVVAGVGVAAMFAGTLAVAQAMFLSGHDLKVVTTVVAMAAVVSLATAVLLGRWVAARSRALTLAARSFGDGGDFTSPDGPATAELAALSRELVATSAKLAESRDRERALESSRRELVAWISHDLRTPLAGLRAMSEALEDGVAADPHRYLRQMRTEVERLNDMVGDLFELSRIHAGALALSPSRISLYDLVGDALAGADPLAREHGVRLVGAGVTSVPVEVDGKEMSRVLGNLLVNAIRRTPADGTVAVSSELREDGVVVSVTDGCGGIPEEDLPRVFDTGWRGTHARTPPAGAGLGLAIVRGIVEAHQGTATVRNVPGGCRFEVVLPAAAS; the protein is encoded by the coding sequence GTGCGCGCCAACCTGCTCATCGCCCTGTTCGCCTTCCTCGGCGCCGCCGTGGCCGGTCTGCTCGGCGCCGGTGTACTGCTGCTGATCCGGCGCCGCTCGCTCGCCCTGCACCTCGGCGTCGTCGCGGGCGTCGGCGTCGCCGCCATGTTCGCGGGCACGCTCGCGGTCGCCCAGGCCATGTTCCTGTCCGGGCACGACCTGAAGGTGGTCACGACCGTCGTCGCGATGGCCGCCGTGGTCTCCCTGGCCACCGCCGTGCTGCTCGGCCGCTGGGTCGCGGCCCGCAGCCGCGCCCTCACCCTCGCCGCCCGCTCCTTCGGCGACGGCGGCGACTTCACCTCGCCCGACGGGCCCGCCACCGCCGAACTCGCCGCGCTCAGCCGGGAGTTGGTGGCAACCAGCGCCAAGCTCGCCGAGTCCAGGGACCGCGAGCGCGCCCTGGAGTCCTCACGGCGCGAGCTGGTCGCCTGGATCTCCCACGACCTGCGTACCCCGCTGGCGGGCCTGCGCGCCATGTCCGAGGCCCTGGAGGACGGCGTCGCCGCCGACCCGCACCGCTATCTGAGGCAGATGCGCACCGAGGTCGAGCGCCTCAACGACATGGTCGGCGACCTCTTCGAGCTCTCCCGCATCCACGCGGGCGCGCTGGCGCTGAGCCCGAGCCGGATCTCCCTGTACGACCTCGTCGGCGACGCGCTAGCGGGCGCCGATCCGCTCGCCCGCGAGCACGGGGTACGGCTGGTCGGCGCCGGGGTGACGTCCGTGCCGGTCGAGGTGGACGGCAAGGAGATGAGCCGCGTCCTCGGCAACCTCCTGGTCAACGCGATCCGCCGGACGCCCGCCGACGGAACCGTCGCCGTCTCCTCGGAGCTGCGCGAGGACGGTGTCGTCGTGTCCGTCACCGACGGCTGCGGCGGCATCCCCGAGGAGGACCTGCCCCGGGTCTTCGACACCGGCTGGCGCGGCACCCACGCCCGGACGCCCCCAGCCGGCGCCGGGCTCGGCCTCGCCATCGTCCGCGGCATCGTGGAGGCCCACCAGGGCACGGCCACCGTACGCAACGTCCCCGGCGGCTGCCGCTTCGAGGTGGTGCTGCCCGCCGCCGCTTCCTGA